One genomic segment of Hordeum vulgare subsp. vulgare chromosome 2H, MorexV3_pseudomolecules_assembly, whole genome shotgun sequence includes these proteins:
- the LOC123425145 gene encoding uncharacterized protein LOC123425145 gives MAESETLDAFAGRLGGMAARYAALGSTLEDSALVKKLLYSVPDRLYAAVAGIEQFCDVSEMLFEDALGRLKAFDERLRRRGQDGGDRGGEQLLLTMAQWHARERRRGGAHGEDDGDGARSEASGFGGKRRGRCYKCGERGHFKRECPQWKKAPVAEHALQVDGDVEDAGLF, from the coding sequence ATGGCGGAGTCCGAGACCCTGGACGCGTTCGCCGGCAGGCTTGGAGGCATGGCGGCGCGGTACGCGGCGCTGGGCTCAACCCTGGAGGACTCCGCGCTTGTGAAGAAGCTGCTCTACTCGGTGCCGGACCGCCTGTACGCGGCGGTGGCAGGGATCGAGCAGTTTTGCGACGTGTCGGAGATGCTCTTCGAGGACGCGCTGGGTCGTCTCAAGGCATTCGACGAGAGGCTGCGGAGGCGTGGGCAAGACGGCGGCGATCGCGGCGGCGAGCAGCTGTTGCTGACCATGGCACAGTGGCATGCGCGCGAGCGGCGTCGGGGCGGTGCACATggagaggacgacggcgacggggcGCGCAGCGAGGCGTCGGGCTTCGGCGGGAAACGGCGCGGCCGCTGCTACAAGTGTGGTGAACGCGGGCACTTCAAACGCGAGTGCCCGCAGTGGAAGAAGGCGCCGGTGGCGGAGCATGCACTGCAGGTCGACGGCGACGTCGAGGATGCCGGCCTGTTCTGA